The following are encoded in a window of Aromatoleum petrolei genomic DNA:
- a CDS encoding 3-hydroxyacyl-CoA dehydrogenase, which yields MLDKNHKVVVVGAGLMGTGIAHAFASSGFATQLVDTSADALAKAEKSIHGILDGGVKLGKLVVDVADAAKARLSTNTSLKQAAEGAHLLVETVSENLAVKKAVLGEAVPVLAANAVIATNTSALSVTEIAASVPCPERVIGMHFFNPVHKMKLVELVLGIATDEATVATSREWCDAIGKTSILVNESPGLTTSRMSAMLGNEAMWMLQEGTASAEDIDTALRMGFNHPMGPLELGDLTGWDTRLSVLRYLHSTLGEKFRPCPLIIKMVAAGRYGRKTGHGVYKYDETGQRVPGSGLKASNL from the coding sequence ATGCTCGACAAGAATCACAAGGTTGTGGTGGTCGGCGCCGGCCTGATGGGCACCGGCATCGCCCATGCGTTCGCGAGCAGCGGCTTCGCGACGCAACTGGTGGATACCAGCGCCGACGCACTCGCCAAGGCGGAGAAGAGCATTCACGGCATCCTGGATGGTGGCGTGAAGCTCGGAAAGCTCGTCGTGGATGTGGCCGACGCCGCCAAGGCGCGGCTTTCCACGAATACCTCATTGAAACAGGCTGCCGAGGGGGCTCACCTCCTGGTCGAGACCGTCTCGGAGAATCTCGCGGTCAAGAAGGCGGTGTTGGGCGAGGCGGTTCCCGTACTGGCCGCGAACGCGGTGATCGCGACCAACACATCGGCGCTCAGCGTCACCGAGATTGCAGCTTCGGTGCCGTGTCCCGAGCGCGTCATCGGCATGCACTTTTTCAACCCGGTGCACAAGATGAAGCTCGTCGAGCTGGTGCTCGGTATCGCAACCGACGAAGCCACCGTCGCGACAAGCCGCGAATGGTGCGACGCGATCGGCAAGACCTCGATCCTGGTGAATGAGTCCCCCGGCCTGACGACCAGCCGCATGTCCGCGATGCTGGGGAACGAAGCGATGTGGATGCTGCAGGAAGGCACTGCCAGCGCCGAGGACATCGACACCGCGCTGCGGATGGGTTTCAACCACCCGATGGGGCCGCTCGAGCTGGGTGACCTGACCGGTTGGGATACGCGCCTGTCGGTGCTGCGCTACCTCCATTCGACGCTCGGCGAGAAGTTCCGTCCCTGCCCGCTGATCATCAAGATGGTGGCGGCCGGCCGCTACGGGCGCAAGACCGGGCACGGAGTATACAAGTATGACGAGACTGGCCAGCGCGTTCCGGGCTCGGGCCTGAAGGCGAGCAACCTATGA